A region from the Leptolyngbya iicbica LK genome encodes:
- a CDS encoding NUDIX domain-containing protein: MVKQSAGLLMYRHHAELEVLLVHPGGPFWKKRDAGVWSIPKGLVEGDEDLFHTACREFTEETGLTPHPPFLELPEIRQSSKRVKAWAFAGDCDPTQIRSNSFMMEWPPKSGQLQEFPEVDHANWFTIPRAQHCLIKAQLPLLKSLCDQLE; this comes from the coding sequence ATGGTTAAACAAAGTGCTGGGCTATTAATGTATCGCCATCATGCCGAGTTGGAAGTGCTGCTCGTGCATCCAGGTGGCCCCTTTTGGAAAAAGCGTGATGCGGGCGTCTGGAGTATTCCCAAAGGATTGGTCGAGGGGGACGAAGATTTATTTCACACCGCCTGTCGTGAGTTCACTGAAGAGACGGGCCTGACCCCGCACCCCCCCTTTTTAGAATTGCCAGAAATTCGTCAGTCGAGCAAGCGCGTCAAAGCCTGGGCCTTTGCGGGCGACTGTGACCCGACGCAAATCCGCAGCAATTCCTTCATGATGGAATGGCCCCCCAAGTCGGGCCAACTGCAAGAGTTTCCAGAAGTCGATCACGCCAATTGGTTCACCATTCCCCGCGCCCAACACTGCTTGATTAAGGCGCAACTGCCATTGCTGAAAAGTCTCTGTGACCAACTTGAATAA
- a CDS encoding polysaccharide deacetylase family protein, producing MTNLPQKAIENLAWVFPNAVFYKATQAPWVALTIDDVPIPGESAPCSTRWILDAIAEHNQSVSDPAENVRATFFIIGNHLNRDYELLTDMVAQGHELANHGLVDTWPALQSRLAFETHFQHTHDRLIEQVPDSPIRWYRPGRAFYTPYMHEVIRQAPGYEPYFALASMLPLDTLTATADPKFTAGYVAQHVFPGAILLLHGGSVERSKNTAQALRLILPKLRSQGYRVTTLSDLWHQVEE from the coding sequence ATGACCAACCTGCCCCAAAAAGCAATTGAGAACCTGGCCTGGGTTTTTCCTAATGCGGTGTTTTACAAAGCTACGCAAGCGCCCTGGGTGGCTCTGACCATTGATGATGTGCCGATTCCGGGAGAATCGGCCCCCTGCTCGACGCGCTGGATTTTAGACGCGATCGCAGAACACAACCAGAGTGTATCGGATCCGGCTGAGAACGTTCGTGCCACATTTTTCATTATTGGCAACCATCTGAATCGAGATTACGAGCTGCTGACCGATATGGTGGCTCAGGGCCACGAGCTGGCCAATCATGGCCTTGTCGATACCTGGCCCGCGTTACAGTCGCGTCTAGCGTTTGAAACCCACTTTCAACACACCCACGATCGCTTGATTGAGCAAGTACCCGACTCGCCGATCCGCTGGTATCGCCCGGGTCGAGCCTTCTACACTCCCTACATGCATGAGGTCATTCGTCAGGCTCCCGGTTACGAACCGTACTTTGCCCTGGCGTCAATGCTGCCGCTAGATACCCTGACCGCCACTGCCGACCCCAAATTCACCGCTGGGTATGTGGCGCAGCATGTGTTTCCCGGTGCGATTTTGCTGCTGCACGGCGGCTCGGTGGAGCGGTCAAAAAATACTGCTCAAGCCCTGCGGTTGATTTTGCCAAAGTTGCGATCGCAGGGCTATCGAGTCACCACCCTCAGCGACCTCTGGCATCAGGTGGAGGAGTGA
- a CDS encoding protein adenylyltransferase SelO — MTAATQVNPLLSLEYVPALESIGDDYYDEVAAAEFPQTLLRFRNDAVLRQLGLDPAAVSDEHFVEAFGKFQGRSPFLALRYHGYQFGAYNAFLGDGRGFLYGQVMGQDEQLYDFGTKGSGTTPYSRGGDGRLTLKGGVREVLAAEALHALGVRTSRTLSMIETGEQLFRGDEPSPTRSSVMVRFSRSHIRFGTFERLDYLDRTDLIQRLLEHVIEYYYPAAQGVSDRHERYLQFYRELVERTAELVAQWMSVGFCHAVLNTDNMSITGESFDYGPYAFIDQYDPKFTAAYFDYASRYCYRNQPAICHLNLKMLQKPLQRVMPQADMEAALDRFEAHYEHHYSQRMLHKLGFESLEEPLATDLINQTLDLLNSVSVGYHDFFRALAEQFSPDWVNDDAPIFATTMQASDAGAQTLLEQWRQHYQQALRTQSAEALTQISQRLRQTNPQTVLLRPRIEAIWEPIVVGNDWEPFYQLLKQIQQPFDAA, encoded by the coding sequence ATGACCGCCGCTACGCAAGTTAATCCACTGCTGTCGTTGGAATACGTGCCCGCTCTGGAATCCATTGGGGATGATTACTACGATGAGGTGGCGGCGGCGGAGTTTCCGCAAACGCTGCTGCGGTTTCGCAATGATGCCGTGTTGCGCCAGTTGGGGCTCGACCCGGCAGCGGTGAGCGATGAGCATTTTGTCGAGGCGTTTGGCAAATTTCAAGGGCGATCGCCTTTCTTAGCTTTGCGCTACCACGGGTATCAGTTTGGGGCGTACAACGCCTTTTTGGGCGATGGTCGCGGCTTTCTCTATGGCCAGGTGATGGGGCAAGATGAGCAGCTCTACGACTTTGGCACCAAGGGATCCGGCACGACGCCCTACTCGCGGGGCGGTGATGGGCGACTGACGCTCAAGGGAGGAGTCCGTGAGGTGTTGGCGGCAGAAGCGCTGCATGCCTTAGGTGTTCGCACTTCCCGCACGCTGAGCATGATTGAAACGGGAGAGCAACTGTTTCGGGGAGATGAGCCGTCGCCCACGCGATCGTCGGTGATGGTGCGCTTTAGCCGATCGCATATTCGCTTCGGTACCTTTGAGCGGCTAGATTATTTAGACCGCACCGACCTGATTCAGCGGTTGTTAGAGCACGTGATTGAGTATTACTATCCGGCGGCGCAAGGGGTGAGCGATCGCCATGAGCGCTACCTCCAGTTCTACCGTGAGCTGGTGGAACGCACCGCCGAGCTGGTGGCCCAGTGGATGTCGGTGGGCTTTTGCCATGCCGTGCTGAATACCGACAACATGTCCATCACGGGGGAAAGTTTTGACTATGGCCCCTATGCCTTTATCGATCAGTACGACCCCAAATTCACGGCGGCCTATTTTGACTACGCCAGCCGCTACTGCTATCGCAACCAACCCGCTATTTGCCACCTGAATTTGAAGATGCTGCAAAAACCTTTGCAGCGCGTCATGCCTCAAGCGGACATGGAAGCCGCCCTTGATCGCTTTGAAGCCCACTATGAGCACCACTACTCACAGCGCATGTTGCACAAGCTGGGGTTTGAGTCGCTAGAGGAGCCCCTCGCCACGGACTTGATCAATCAAACTTTGGATCTGCTGAACTCCGTCTCGGTAGGCTACCACGACTTTTTTCGCGCCTTGGCGGAGCAGTTTTCGCCCGACTGGGTGAATGACGACGCCCCCATTTTTGCCACGACGATGCAAGCCTCGGACGCGGGCGCTCAGACTTTGCTGGAACAGTGGCGACAGCACTATCAGCAAGCTTTGCGTACCCAGTCTGCTGAAGCGTTGACGCAAATATCGCAACGTCTCCGTCAAACCAATCCGCAGACGGTGCTGCTGCGGCCCAGAATTGAAGCGATTTGGGAACCGATCGTGGTGGGGAACGACTGGGAGCCGTTTTATCAACTGCTGAAGCAAATTCAGCAGCCGTTTGATGCTGCTTGA